One segment of Nostoc flagelliforme CCNUN1 DNA contains the following:
- a CDS encoding heavy-metal-associated domain-containing protein — protein sequence MTLQLTVPNMACSACASTITKALQAVDANASVQADPTTKLVSVETQASETAIKEALAAAGYPVA from the coding sequence ATGACTCTCCAACTCACAGTTCCCAACATGGCTTGTTCTGCTTGTGCAAGTACCATCACCAAAGCACTTCAGGCAGTCGATGCCAATGCTAGCGTTCAAGCTGATCCAACAACCAAGCTTGTCAGTGTAGAAACTCAAGCATCAGAAACAGCAATTAAGGAAGCGTTAGCTGCTGCTGGCTATCCAGTTGCTTAA
- a CDS encoding heavy metal translocating P-type ATPase produces the protein MDTLTLKLRGMSCAACANNIEKAIRSVPGVRDCNVNFGAEQAAIKYDRSLANLEKIQSAIASAGYSSYSLQEELLTEEDDAEIASRQALQRELSLKVAVGGVISIFLFLGSLPMMTGLNLPLIPSFLQNPWIQLVLTTPVVFWCGGSFYRNGWKSLKRHTATMDTLIALGTSAAYLYSLFVTVFPKFFIVQGLIPHIYYEVAAIVITLILLGRLLENRARGQTSEAIRKLIGLQARDARVIRDGIEIDVPIAEVRINDVILVRPGEKIPVDGELIAGASTVDEAMVTGESLPVKKQPGDEVIGATINGAGAFQFRVTRVGNDTFLAQIVKLVQQAQGSKAPIQRLADQVTGWFVPAVIAIAIATFVIWFNFTGNLTLATMTTVGVLIIACPCALGLATPTSVMVGTGKGAENGILIKGADSLELAHKIQTIVLDKTGTLTQGKPTVTDFVTVNGTANGNEIKLLQLAATVERNSEHPLAEAVVKYAQSQEVSLTEVKNFQANAGSGVQGVVSNQLVQIGTQRWLTELGINTVSLQQYKDDWEASSKTVILIAVDGELQGVMGIADALKPSSTAVVKALQKLGLEVVMLTGDNRKTADAIAGQVGIQRIFAEVRPDQKAAIIQSLQREQRKQGGMRKQGEQANNYYSPSSPHSLVAMVGDGINDAPALAQADVGIAIGTGTDVAIAASDITLISGDLQGIVTAIQLSRATINNIRQNLFFAFIYNVIGIPIAAGILFPIFGWLLNPIIAGAAMALSSLSVVSNALRLRNFQPKTIS, from the coding sequence ATGGATACTCTCACACTCAAACTTCGAGGCATGAGTTGCGCCGCTTGCGCCAACAACATCGAAAAGGCAATTCGCTCTGTTCCTGGGGTAAGGGACTGCAACGTTAACTTTGGAGCAGAACAAGCTGCCATCAAGTACGATCGCTCTCTAGCCAATTTAGAGAAAATCCAAAGTGCGATCGCATCTGCGGGATACTCTTCTTACTCACTCCAGGAAGAATTGCTCACCGAAGAAGATGATGCAGAGATTGCGAGTAGGCAAGCATTACAACGCGAACTCTCCCTCAAGGTAGCGGTGGGAGGTGTAATCAGCATTTTCCTATTTTTGGGGTCGTTGCCCATGATGACTGGGTTGAACTTGCCCTTAATTCCAAGCTTCCTGCAAAATCCTTGGATACAGTTAGTGCTGACAACACCCGTCGTGTTCTGGTGTGGTGGATCTTTTTACCGCAATGGCTGGAAATCCCTGAAGCGCCATACGGCGACGATGGACACGCTGATTGCTTTGGGTACAAGTGCAGCGTATCTATATTCTTTGTTTGTCACTGTTTTCCCGAAATTTTTTATTGTTCAAGGCTTAATACCTCATATTTATTACGAAGTAGCCGCCATTGTCATTACCTTAATTTTGTTGGGGCGGTTGCTGGAAAATCGCGCTAGGGGACAAACTTCTGAAGCCATCCGCAAACTCATCGGATTGCAAGCTAGAGATGCCAGAGTTATCCGTGATGGAATAGAAATTGATGTTCCCATCGCCGAAGTCAGAATCAACGATGTGATTTTGGTACGTCCTGGTGAAAAGATTCCCGTAGATGGCGAATTGATTGCAGGCGCTTCGACGGTAGATGAAGCAATGGTGACGGGTGAAAGTTTGCCAGTCAAAAAGCAGCCGGGAGATGAGGTGATTGGGGCGACGATTAACGGTGCGGGTGCATTTCAGTTTCGGGTGACACGAGTTGGAAATGATACGTTTTTGGCTCAAATCGTCAAACTAGTGCAACAAGCCCAAGGTTCTAAAGCACCAATTCAGCGCTTGGCAGATCAGGTGACAGGATGGTTTGTACCAGCTGTGATTGCGATCGCGATCGCCACTTTTGTCATTTGGTTTAATTTCACTGGCAACCTCACTTTAGCAACAATGACAACGGTGGGTGTACTAATTATCGCTTGTCCTTGTGCTTTGGGTTTAGCTACCCCCACTTCTGTAATGGTAGGGACGGGCAAAGGTGCAGAAAATGGCATTTTGATTAAAGGCGCTGACAGCTTAGAACTAGCACACAAAATTCAAACCATTGTTCTAGATAAAACTGGCACTTTGACTCAGGGTAAACCCACTGTTACAGACTTTGTAACTGTCAACGGCACAGCTAATGGTAATGAAATCAAGCTTTTACAGTTAGCAGCAACGGTTGAACGAAATTCTGAACATCCTTTAGCTGAAGCGGTGGTGAAATATGCCCAGTCTCAAGAGGTGAGTTTAACAGAGGTAAAGAACTTTCAGGCTAATGCAGGTAGTGGTGTTCAAGGAGTTGTTTCAAATCAGCTTGTGCAAATTGGTACACAACGCTGGTTAACAGAACTTGGAATTAACACCGTAAGTCTCCAGCAGTATAAAGATGACTGGGAAGCATCTAGTAAAACAGTAATTTTGATTGCTGTAGATGGCGAACTACAAGGAGTAATGGGTATTGCCGATGCCCTCAAACCTTCATCAACAGCAGTAGTGAAAGCTTTACAGAAATTAGGTTTAGAAGTAGTAATGCTTACCGGAGATAATCGTAAAACTGCTGATGCGATCGCAGGGCAAGTTGGCATCCAGCGAATCTTTGCCGAAGTGCGTCCAGATCAAAAGGCGGCGATTATCCAATCCCTTCAAAGAGAGCAGAGGAAGCAGGGGGGGATGAGGAAGCAGGGGGAGCAAGCAAATAATTATTATTCTCCCTCATCCCCCCACTCCCTTGTTGCAATGGTAGGTGATGGCATAAATGATGCACCAGCCCTAGCACAAGCTGATGTGGGAATTGCTATTGGAACGGGAACAGATGTAGCGATCGCAGCTAGCGATATCACTCTGATTTCTGGCGATTTGCAAGGAATTGTGACAGCTATTCAACTTAGCCGCGCCACCATCAACAATATCAGGCAAAATCTCTTCTTTGCCTTTATTTACAACGTCATTGGTATTCCCATTGCGGCTGGAATTCTATTCCCCATCTTTGGTTGGTTACTCAATCCAATTATTGCCGGAGCTGCGATGGCTCTTTCTTCGCTCTCTGTGGTTAGCAATGCTCTCAGATTGCGTAACTTTCAACCAAAAACTATCTCATAA